The genome window TACGCCAACCTGCGCCGGTGCCAGTGCAGCCCGCCACGTTAAGTTCCCGTCGCTTTCGATCTCCGTCCGATTGCGACCCGCGGTATCGTCGCCAACGCATATGATGCGTATACGCCCGGGACCATCGACTGCTGGTACATGTCAACCAATGTTTGTTGCACTGCACGAGCTAGTTATCTTTTTCTCGCATGCATGCTTGGAAAAACTTTGGCGCTGGACCGGAGAATCACAAGGCAATACACTACTCCGGTAGGATATGAATGGGTGTCTTTCTCCGGTCAGAAAAAGCAGAGCGAACGGCTTTTCTCAAGGTCAGAATAGAAGCTTCGGCGCGTGGTTTGCAGTCACGAAAACGCCAAAACGGCGTGCGAAAAAGTGGAAAAGCCGTATGGATTGACTGCCGCGCCAATTCAAGATGACGAACGAGACGAGAGTTGCTGTCACGAGGACGCACACAGCTTCAAATTCAGGAGATGCGTTTTGGGCCCCGGAGTCTCAACGCAAACGCGTCATTTGTTGACAATTGAGATCGAGATGGACGAGCACGGAGCTCAGTGGTAACATCCGAGGTTAGGGTAAAGTCGGCGGAATTCGAGCTCTCAGTCCCGCACTTTGAGTCTTCAATTTAGATCGTGCcgttttaaaaaaacaattgaGATCGAGTTTTGTCATCATTTATTAACAGTAGAGTCCTACTTTTCACGGTTACCAACTTATGAACACCAAAGAAGGTATTCTCGTGGGGGAAATTCATTACTTGTCCCACCCAAGCATGGAGCAAAATACCTACGATACAAGGATGTTGGGGAAAACTTCCCAATAGAAAAGAGAATGTAGTGGTGCTGAAATGAGCTTAGGAGCTCATGATCCTCTTAGGGTTTTATATATATGAATGAGGAGAAAGTAAATCTTCCTTTTGTCTTTGGTTGGATACATGATTTATAACACATGCTATTTCATGAGTTGAACTGATTTCTTATATGGGTATATTTCAGGGCTATTTGGGCTATCCCAACACAGAACAATAAAGGAAAAAGGCTAATAAGATGCTTCATCAAGCTAAGATTCTGCAACATGGACCGCCAAACATCAACCCGTCCGTCAGAATAAAAATTTTCGGTGCAAAGAATGTCGAGCAGCGTCAGATATTGCTATTGCATATATGCTGAATAATCAATCATGCAGAATCCTGACATGTGTTGCATGTCCGTGTGCTTTAGGCCCTTCAGTTTTTTCATCTCTGCTCCAGAAAATCCAAGGTGGAGCATATTCACGATGGATTTGGAACTGTCGGTGAGGTGTTTGGCTAGCAATGAGGGGTTTTGGGGTGAACTGTCAGTCTTGCCCTTGGTGTTGTTACATATACACtattatttacatataaatagtgtaacaccccagggccaCCAAAATTCTGAGATGTCACTAAACTACGTAACCTACAACTagccataataaaaaaaaatgacagcatctcctctataaaaaaaaaaacatcgcgAAAGCATTaacatagataaacaagatatgcgGATTCTCACAATAACGGATAaaaacatcctaacatgaaccaaaagaaaaatattaagtttaactttaccaccacactttaaacttcaaacgtacgactctaaggactaagctttatttattattacagtacaatgataaaaaaaaaaatataggcatgaagtgcaaaacgtgcTGCTAAATTCTcatcccttcacgacatgtATGAAATACCTGGAaggagtaatgcaagggtgagatataaaatcccagcaagcaaacttgttttgacaagttatttaaaccacaagttgattaagcatcgatttaatacagttttctcaagacataagaTATATTAAGATAGTATTAACAATATTAAAGAATAACTTCAATtaaagatcacaaccacatgtgtaacttcatatccacaataacatataaatgttattaattttcaagaatgcatatgaatgcaatgatatgtcttcttttacatcgcacccctcctcgggcaacgtacgatgtgtaTCGGTGcagtcgtgatctttacgacataacttccaatacaTATGTAAATGCAAGTGCACATGGTAGAAATATgctgcaattgcattaaagtatactaccaataatacttcaacttcatcctcaagtcaaataacaatatagctcacaagaattgtagcaacgtaaggatagatataagtcaatgattaaacatgcttaaaTATAAAGCATAACATAAAGTTTAGATCACAGTTAAATTGAcatggttctgaaataaaggtgtaggtgatgaaaataacaagtcaaaacggtagcaacaacatagctatgtttacttgccttctaccgacgataattgccaacttcaagtgtgagaCGAAGAACCACTACCTAAACATAACTataactcagcaccaacactcctcataatatgcaaatacataaaataaagcgctcctacgcccgaaaccctcaatcaagacatatcgaccaaaaacagcacacacgCAATAGTTTGGCAGGAGCAGCAGTACTTATCTTTTTcgtaactatttttctaccacagatATAATAGCAAACGAATATATTTTCGGAAACTACAGAACAATGGCTACAACTTTCATTGAGACGACATaattttctcatgcctctaagatctcctaaatgacatagcaaaACAGCTCTAGAAACCTACCGTCAATTTCAGACAGTAGCCACCCAAACTTGTTTATCTTCAGAAATACGCAACGAAAAATTCTAAAGttttgtggacatgtagatcataacacaagattcaacttttgtatcattCGGATCTACATAAAACATCTCTAACAAGACCTAATCAAGTTCTGAACTTCGACAATGAAGTCTGTCAACCATTAATTGCAGAAAAGTTCAGAACATCGTAACTAGAGCTACAAccaatgaaaaattgcattgttTACACCATTGTAAAGCTTAATAAATCCTCTACAACCTTCTAGCATTATGAACAATTGGCTCGGCaactaagatgcccaaaaacaGAATAGATCTAATACTGATAGAAATTCGACAGAGGTACAACAGTCAGATTCAGACAGCAATATCTCCTAAACCACATggccaaaaattctaaaatttcacTGGTAGATAGGTTTAGACgttagctacaactttctagttgatcacTTCTACAGGAAAAATCATATAGGTCACCGAAACATCAAGAATACGCACACTGTTCAATCTGCCTGCGCGCAGAACACTCAGTTcgaccccaaaccacaaatttccctaaccaaaacctctcaaatcaagatctaccggccataatcatcaaccaaaatATGAAGAACATCAGGAGAATTATTACTTTAAAGCACCACAGCAAGAAAACCCCAAAATCCTCTAGCTCCAAACCTcttcttcccctcttctccttgctttccttgttgcccttcccttcctcttcttctcctcttcctttctgTTCTCTCTACTGCACAAGAGCAACAGCAGGGGGGTGGCGGCATAGAAGAGggacggctagggtttggcggggtggagggggaaaagaagggtgggggggtgggggcgcatgggcctttgggggaggggctaggctaaccggcccaagcccaggttggctcagcccactctcatggttaaagcttctctattttaaaaaaaatgcactGTTGCAATTTGCctcacttttttctcttttctttcccggcgagagcgattcaataaaaaaaatgggAAACAACGACTTccaatttccttccaaaattttagggcacTACAAGTAGCCTTGGCGTAGTCACCGGTAAACAATTACATACGGACATATTATTTGTCTTCGTGAATTGAAGTACACCATGAATTGAAAAAACTGTGTATATAGAATTTTCTGGTTTGGACATAATTCATTTACATATTGATTCACATTCAAAGTAGAAAAGTTGACGGTGCAGATCATATACGTATAATTGAAAAAAACTAGAGTTGCAATACAAGATGGCGCAGCACAATTGTTTTCTTCTAAGGTTTTATCTCCATTCATTTCTTCTTCACAGACTATACACGCATGCGATCCTTCTCCAAAGCATCAAGATCGTATCAATACATCTTGATTCATCAGACTTTGCTGCACCCATGTAAATTACAGAACTGATTACTGAAATGCAAATAAATAGTGAAAACAGTAGGATACAATAGCACTGAACTGTCAAATTTGCTAGCTTACCTCAACCAACAGGGGGTGGAGGACAACAAAACAGACCACATCTGTGCAGCATGACAAGAATATTTGTACAGACAAGTGCAATATTCAGAGATGTGCAGAACAACATGATTGATTTCTATTTGTATAGAGCCTACGTATTAATCAATTTGTGTACAAAAACCATGAATACATCAGTCCACCATTCACGTAAGTAAAGCCCTAATCCATTCATCCGTCCAGAATAAGAAAAACGCACAAATCTGAGGTGGGATGGATGGAGCTCACCTTGCTGGGCGACGGGTGGGATGGCGGTGCCGAGCCTGGATGGACGGCAATAGGCCGGGGACGAGGAGCTTCGATGAGCGGCATGGGCAAGCCTGAGGAGGGAGTGGAAGAGAGTGGAGATGGGGAAGGGTGAGCGACGGACAGGAGTATCATCCCAGTGGCACAGGCAGGTGGTTACCTTCCCAACTCCACTAGGACACTGGCAGGAGCACCCTTTTAGCTGCTCCACGAATTTGCACGACAAGAGAGGCAACTTCATTGAGTTGGCTGTTACACGTTTTAGTTTTGGACTAAGAAAATCAGCGAGCGGTCGCCGGCCGTAGCCTCCCCGATTGCCCACGAACCGCTGCCTCCTCCGCCCTGCGCCCAAACGGTTACGTACCCAACCGAGCAATCAACCAGATCAATATTTGATTGTTACGTAGCCAACCGAGCAATCACTCAGATCAACACTTGCACACTTAAATCCGCTAGCACAGGAAGCTATATTGATTAACTGGTTCGATTACACATCACAGTACAACTCTAGAGGAGCTTAGAAGGAAGAAGCACTTTAGACTGAGAATAGAGGAAGGAGGTTAAGAAAGTAGAACAGCAAGGGAGGGGATCAGAGAAGAGACGccgagggaggaagaagagccgAATGAATGTGAAGAACAgtagaaagggagagagagctggcTGTTATTTCTTCGTTGTCGGTTCGACCGGCATTTGCTTTCTAAGACCAAGGCCAAGGGATTTCCTTCACGGTCAGattctcgtcgtgaagggattctcgttcccttcagcgctcccaacggtttcccttcacggttcttttcacgacgggattcccagggtcattcccttcaggacaggATTCTCTAGACTACCcctaaccatattcccttcatttcgttcccttcccgattcccttccctgttcccattccctttatttcctctcatcttcaacagcttcccttcgaaaggaatcgcgaaggaaaaggagagagaatcctgtctTGAAGAGAATGACCCTGCGAATCccatcgtgaagggaaaccgttgggagcgctgaagggaacgaaaatcccttcacgatgaGAATCTGACCGTGAAGGGAATCCCTTGGCCTTAGTCTCATACTACATTATTCTCTAACTAAACATCTAAAATAATAAGATAAAATCATCTTATCTCACTCACACTTTAACCAAACACTAACTTATGCATCTAGGCTATGTTCAGACGTTGGTGCCGACTTGACTTGCGCAGAGAGTGCAACTGCAGACAGACCGAGAATTCCGGTTCAGTGGCCGTACCGTGGAGAGCATGCGAATCTGCCTGCCTACCGTGTGGGTACTCCACTCGGCGAACCCAAATCGACAGTATAGTATTGGTCGTTCAGAATCGCCCTGAAATATCTATCAGATCCAACGCAAGCAAAATTATTTCTCCAACCTGTTGAAATCTCACCAACCAACCATCGGATGGGACCCCAAGGCAGCAGAGCACACGACCTCAACCGCAGCAGTGGCAGCGCCCCCGCCCCAAGAGCAAGTGCGGCCGGGCCAAAGATTTGGCGCGCGCACACTCACTCCCACTGCCACTCCACTGCCCAAGGAGGAATTTTTACGCGCGCACCGCACTCTGCGCACCGCCCCTGCGCCTGCGCGGCCCCGGAACCCCACGAAACGCGCGTATAAATCGACGGGACGGAACCAGGCGAGGCGCGGCACCACCACCGATCCAacccccctccctcctctctctctctctggtccGGGCGGCCTCCGTTGAGTGAGCGGTGGCCATGGAGGTGTTCTACTGCCTGGTGTTCGGCGTGCTCGCCGCCGTCGTGACGGGCCTCGAGCTCGGCAAGAGCGGCAAGGACCGCGTCGCTACCACCTCCGCCTTCAACTCCTTCAAGAACAATTACGTCCTCGTCTACTCCCTCATGATGTGTACGTACGAAATTTCATCCTCCTCAAAAATCGTCTCGATCCGTCGTGCGTTCAGATCTGCGACGGACACTATTCCTCTTCAATGTTGTGGTTTTGATGGTGTTTTCCGTGGATGGGATGGATTGCAGCCGGGGATTGGCTGCAGGGGCCGTACGTGTACTACCTCTACAGCCAGTACGGCTTCGACAAGGGCGACATCGGCCGCCTCTTCATCGCCGGATTCGGGTCCTCCATGCTCTTCGGCACCATCGTCGGGTCCCTCGCCGACAAGCAGTACGATTTCTCTCCCCAATCGCGTTCCATGTTCCAACCAATGTGGCTTCACGGGTTTGAGGGATCCGCAGGGGACGGAAGAGGGCTTGCATCACCTACTGCATCAGCTACATCCTCAGCTGCATCACCAAGCACTCGCCCCAGTACAAGATCCTCATGATCGGCCGCGTGCTCGGGGGCATCGCCACCTCGCTGCTCTTCTCCGCGTTCGAGTCCTGGCTCGTCGCCGAGCACAACAAGGTAATGACCGCGCCGCGGCCCAGATCTGCCTGTCACCCGTCTCCCTCACTGAATTACTGATGCTTTAGAGCTGGGCTGCCTTTACCTTTAATCCCAAGGTTTCTTTTCTTGTTCCGCTATCCACAAGACACGTATTAATGTGCTACTAGTTGTACAAAGTATGCATAATTGGAATGTGTTTATGTTAAGTAATCTTATTCCTCATCATTGTCGTGGATAAACTACTACTATAATGGGAACACCCTTTGGATTCATTCACATGCTTGTCCTTGAAGCCAGCTAAATGTATTGGATCTGGATGTTTGACTGCTAATGCAATAGAGAGTTAGGGACACTTACAAAAGGAACTGACGTAGTATGGTAAATTGGAGAACATGTGTAGTTGCCCGGTAAAATATGGCTTTGTCAGGATCTGAAAAGACTGAAATCTCGCCGGttgcaagctcaaatccaccatGTTTTGTTTCTTGTGTCGGTGGATCAGGTGGTTGACACCTGGCATGACCAAGACGCTGAGCATTTGACAAGCATGGCCCAGTCTTAATAAAGCCTTCACGGATGGTCTTATTGGTAATTGTCCTTTTATTCGGCCATGTGCTGTCGATCTTAGTCTCATTCACTTACAATAATTATCAATAGAATCTAAGGATCTGGCACAGTATCTGCTGCCTGTGATACAAAACGCCAAGCTCTTCCGCTCATGACAAAAGCTGTACTAGTTAATGATATTGCATTTGACAATTCTCGCGTTACACACATTACACCTGGTTGATTTGTACAGGCAATGTGAATATTTACTCTTCTGTTCTCTTTTACAGAGAGGCTTTGATCCGCAATGGCTGTCCATAACATTCTCCAAGGCCATATTTCTTGGGAATGGCTTGATTGCCATTATATCTGGGCTATTTGCGAACCTGCTTGCTGAAAACTTGGGTTTTGGTCCTGTGGCTCCTTTTGATGCTGCTGCGTGCTTCCTGGCAATCGGCATGGCTATCATAATGTCCTCATGGAGTGAAAACTATGGAGATTCATCTGAAAGCAATGATCTGATGGCCCAGTTCAAGGTTGCAGCTAAGGCAATTGCTTCAGGTATGCTTAACCCATCATCTCATCCGACTGCAGAAGAATCAAATATGTATTGAGACTTACGTTTGCATTCTAACATTGCCCGCTAAATCTTCAGATGAAAAGATTGCATTGCTGGGAGCCATACAGTCATTGTTTGAGGGCTCAATGTACACTTTTGTCTTCCTATGGACTCCAGCGTTGAGCCCAAATGATGAAGACATCCCTCACGGTTTTATCTTTGCTACAT of Phragmites australis chromosome 3, lpPhrAust1.1, whole genome shotgun sequence contains these proteins:
- the LOC133911395 gene encoding uncharacterized protein LOC133911395, which encodes MEVFYCLVFGVLAAVVTGLELGKSGKDRVATTSAFNSFKNNYVLVYSLMMSGDWLQGPYVYYLYSQYGFDKGDIGRLFIAGFGSSMLFGTIVGSLADKQGRKRACITYCISYILSCITKHSPQYKILMIGRVLGGIATSLLFSAFESWLVAEHNKRGFDPQWLSITFSKAIFLGNGLIAIISGLFANLLAENLGFGPVAPFDAAACFLAIGMAIIMSSWSENYGDSSESNDLMAQFKVAAKAIASDEKIALLGAIQSLFEGSMYTFVFLWTPALSPNDEDIPHGFIFATFMLSSMLGSSIASRLLARKLKVEGYMQIVFSISAVTLSLPVVTNFLVPPSSVKGGSISFGGSLQLLGFCTFEACVGIFWPSIMKMRSQYIPEEARSTIMNFFRIPLNLFVCVVLYNVNAFPITVMFGMCSIFLFMAAILQRRLMVVSDLHKSSTKAQEMIAEDEPLNP